The following nucleotide sequence is from Candidatus Binatia bacterium.
AGGACTTCCTCAAGGCCAATGCGATCACGCAGCTCAAGCGTTTCCGCGACCGACTGTCGACGTTCAACGACGACATCCAGGGAACGGCCGCTGTCGTCCTGGCTGGTATCTACTGCGGCTTGAGGCTTACCGGCCAGCCGATCCGGGACCAGCGGCTTCTGTTCGCCGGGGCTGGAGCGTCGGCGCAGGGCATCGCCGACCTTTTCGTCTCGTCACTCGTTGAAGGAGGGCTCCCCGTCCACGAGGCACGACGGCGAATCTGGACGGTCGACACGAAAGGCCTCGTCACCCGAGAGCGGTCCGGCCTCGAGGATTTCAAGGCTGCGTATGCACGGGAGGCCGACGAGGTTGTCACCTGGAAGTGCAAGGACCGGTCGCGGATCAGCCTGGAGGAGACGATTGCCCACGCCAGGCCGACCATTCTGATCGGTGTGTCGGCAACGCCGGGAAGCTTCACGGAGAGCGCCGTCAAGCTCATGGCGAGCATCAATGAGCGTCCCATGATCCTGCCGCTCTCCAATCCCACATCCAAGAGCGAGTGCACGCCGGAGGACGCCATCCGATGGTCGGAAGGCCGAGCCATCGTCGCCACGGGCAGCCCCTTCGCCCCCGTGCAGCACAAGGAAAGGAGGTACCGCATCGGCCAGTGCAACAACGCCTTCATCTTCCCCGGCGTCGGTCTCGGCGTGTGCGTCGCGCATGCCCGGCACGTAAGCGACGGGATGTTCCTCGACGCGGCGAAAACACTGGCCGACCGCGTCACCGCCGAGGACCTGGCGCAGTCCGCCGTCTATCCGCAGCTGTCGCGGATTCGCGAGTGCTCGCACGCCGTGGCCTGCGCCGTCATCAAACGCGCGGTGGCCGAGGGGCACGCGGATGCGGAGGTGCTGGCGAACCTGGAGGAAACCGTCCGGAGAGCGATGTGGTTTCCGGAGTATCTGCCAGTTCGCCACGAACCGTAGTCGTCGCCGAGTCAACCGCCGGTCGATTCGTCACTGGCGGCAGGGCAGTTTGCGGATGGATAACAGCTGAGTCGAGGTAAGGTGCCTATGAATCTTGCAGTCCTGATCTGGGGTCTTCTGGTGTCGTCCGTCGTCGCCAGCGGCATACTGACGGGGGAATGGGGACAGTTGTTTTCGCGGATCGTCCGGGCCGGAGCCGATCTTCCGACCAACTATCGCGCCACTCGGCTCTTCCTGGCGGCCGCCTTCCTGTCGTTTGTTGGGTCGGGGTACAGCTGGTTTCTGGTCGATCATGAAACCGGCATCTTCATCGGTCTCTGGGTACCGTCCATCCTCGCCCTCGGTGCGCTGCTGAACACCGCACCAAGCAGCCGCAACCGGGAAGGCGTCTAATCCCACCGCGCCCCTACACCTTGAACCACCGGTGCGCGTCGAGCATCTTCTCCCGGATCGGCACACCGATCGGGCAGGTGTTGGCACACGGCGCGGCGCAGTCGAGGCACGCCGAGGCATTGCGCTCGAGCTTGGCGTAGAGCCGTTGGCCCTCGCTCTCCCAGTGATAGTCCTTGAAGTACATGCGGTAGCGCAGGACGTCGTTGATCGGCAGATCGTAGGCGCACGAATCGAGGCAGACGCCGCAGTGCGGCTGGCAGTAGTCGCCGGTCACCAGGTCGTCGTAGCGTCGCAGCAGGGCGACGTCGGTCGGGCGCACCGCGGCGCCTGACGCGAACACGTACTCGTCTACCTGCCGCTGCTCGTAGATCGAGATCACCAGACACGCCACCGCGGGGTTGGACAGCACCCAGCGGAACGCCGCCTGGGCGTAGCTGTCGGCCTCCGCACGGAAGTCGGCCAGATTGGTGTGCTTTGCCCCTTTCAGCGTCTTCATCGCCACGATACCGACGTCGTGCGCCTTCGCCTTGTCGAGAATGGCACCGAAGCTCGGCCACATTCCGAAATGGTACGCGAGCATCATGACATCGAAGCGCCCCGAATCGATGGCGGCGTTGGCAACCTCTTCCAGGTTCGGCGTGTGCGTGCTCACCCCGAGGAACCGCACCTTCCCTTGCTCCTTTAGCCGGTCGAAGGCCTCGTGAATGTTCGGCGCCAGGAGGCGCTCTACCCGGTCGCACGAATGGACGTGGATCAGATCCACGTGGTCGGTCTGCAACCGTTTGAGGCTGCCCTCAACGGCTTCGATGATCTGCGCTACGGGCGTGTCGTTGGGGAGGTGGCCGTCCCGCACGCAGAACTTGGTGGCGAGGAAGATCTGGTCGCGGTGCCCCTTGATCGCCTCACCGAGCACGCGCTCCGAGAGATTGTCCGAGTAGTCCGGCGCCGTGTCGAAATAGGTAATGCCGCGCTCGATGGCATAGCGCGCCACCTGCGCGTCATTGATGCGGCCGGAGCCGAGCGAGATGTCCGAGACCATCGCGTTGGTGCGTCCCAGGCGCCGGTAGCTGCGGATGCGCGCGGCGCCCCACTCGGGGCGCGCCTGCGGGGCAATGTTTTCCACCTTGGTCATGAAGAAGTCTCGCGCCACCGGCAGCCAACCGCGGTTGCGGCCGACCGCGACCGCGACGCCGCCGGCGGTCGCGGCCACGCCGGTGCCGATGCCGCCCAGCACCCGCAGCACCTTGCGCCGCGTCAGGCTGGAGAGGGCGTCCACCGATCGGTCGGCGGTCAGGGGACGGAGCAACCACGCCGGAGCAGCGTCCTCGCAGGTGACACACACACGCTGGCGGAAGCGCGCGAACAGCGCGACGGTCGCCGCGATCAGCACAACGGCCGGCACGATAGCGTGCCACACCGGCAACAGGCTGCGCTGCCCGCCCTCGAGCAGATCGTGCAACAACGCCCCACCCCAGAGCCACGCCAGCGCGAACCCTACGCCGTATAGCCCGAGGGCAATCGGGCGCCGGACCTGAACCAATCGTTCCTGCCGGATACCCCCACATCGCAGACAAGGCATCACGCCCTCCTCTTGGTTGAACCGTGCGCGTACCTTATCGGATTGGTGCGCACCGTCCAAATCGGCTGGGCGCGCCCACGAGCACCCGGACGACCCAGCGCGCCATCACGTCGTGCTCGCCAGAGGCAGCTTAGACGGTTTCCCGGCCGGCGCATCTTTGGCGACGCGCAGCCGGCGAAAGGTCACCGCCCGATGTTTCGTCTCGCCGGGGACTGTATCGTTGCGCCTGCCGGCACCGTGCCTGACGGATAGTCCTTCGGATTGTGATCAATCTCATGGCAGGTCAGAGCGCACCGGCCGGACCTTCGCCGCAGACAAATCATCGAATGGAAACCGGACGAGGACGACCTTAGCCTTCGTCATGAAAGGGCTTGCCGTCGCGCGGCTTATAAACCTCTTCTGATGATGAGGTTGTTCGTGCCAGTGTGAGCCCGTGATAAGTGACCAAGCAAGCGGCGTCGGCACGACTCTGTTACCCTACGGCGCTGAGGGGTACCAATGACTCTACGACACTGGGTGATGCTTCTCTCGACCATCATGGCAGCGGGCTGCGGTATAGCACGGTGGCGCGCGCCAGCGGCCGCACCGCCTGCGCTCGCCGTCCGCTCCATCACGCTTCCCGGGGCGACCTCGGGAGGCGTATCCATGGATTACCTGGCATACGATCGAGCCCGCCATCGGGTGTGGGTGCCGGCCGGTAATACGGGGAGCGTCGACGTGGTGGACGCGAGCAACGATCGGGTCGCCAGGGTCGAGGGTTTCCCCACCGCCGAGATGGAACGGTCCGGCACGAAACGGACGGTCGGCCCGAGCTCGGCGGCCGTTGGTGACAGCGTGGTCTACATCGGGAATCGTGGCGATTCCAGCGTCTGCGCGGTCGAAGCGGAATCCCTGCGGCGGGGCCCCTGCGTCAAGCTGGAATCCCTGCCCGACGGACTGGCCTATGTCGCTTCAACGAAGGAAGTTTGGGTCACGACCCCCCGTGACAAGTCGATCGCGGTCCTCGATGCCGGTGCCACCGGTGCCTTGGCGTGGAAGGCCAAGATCAGCCTGGATGGGGCGCCCGAAGGCTTCGCGGTCGACGACGGGCGCGGTGTCTTCTACACCAACCTCGAGGACAAGGATCGCACCTTGACCATCGACATCACGAGCCGGCAGGTCACGAGGACGTGGCTGTCCGGCTGCGGCGAGGACGGCCCGAGGGGGCTGGCTCTCGATCACGACTTCGACTTCCTCTTTGTAGCCTGCCGGGATCGCGTGATGGTGCTCGACGCCGGACACGATGGCAAGCGGCTGTGCACAATCACGGTGGGCGACGGAGTCGACAACATCGACTACCTGGAGCCCGGTCGCGAGTTGTACGCTGCAGCCGCCCGTGCCGCCACGCTCACCATCGCCCGCCTCGATCCTCAGGGTGGGCTCACGCCACTAACGGTCGTGGCAACGGTGTCCGGCGCGCGCAACGCGGTGGTCACCGAGGAAGGCACCGCCTATTTGACCGATTCGCCGGAGGGTAAGATCCTCGTCGTGGCGCCGGTCGCGCCACACTGACCAGACGCTGCCCAACACGCGCCCTCCACACCGGGTTGCGATGAGGGCCGTCCTGAATGAGCCGGTCGCTTTCCGGAGCGATGCCTTCGAGATGCCCCCAACCGACGCAGGACCAAACAGGCGTCCCTAGGGCTGCGAGTCGGCATCACCGAAATTGAGCGCGACTTTACTGCGCTTCA
It contains:
- a CDS encoding NAD-dependent malic enzyme; translated protein: MNFCIKVDPATWQPYISTPLKGKPLLMDPFTNKGTAFTARERDELDLHGLIPPAICTMEQQLERVYESFQAKSTPLEKFIYLASLHDRNETLFFRLVHEHIDEMLPIVYTPVVGEACQRYSHIYRRGRGLYVSYDQRDNIEKVLANHHTRNPSVIVVTDGERILGLGDQGAGGMGISIGKLCLYTICAGISPYITLPIMLDVGTDNEDRLQDRLYLGLRQKRVRGDDYQAFVDRFVDAVQRVYPNVLLQWEDFLKANAITQLKRFRDRLSTFNDDIQGTAAVVLAGIYCGLRLTGQPIRDQRLLFAGAGASAQGIADLFVSSLVEGGLPVHEARRRIWTVDTKGLVTRERSGLEDFKAAYAREADEVVTWKCKDRSRISLEETIAHARPTILIGVSATPGSFTESAVKLMASINERPMILPLSNPTSKSECTPEDAIRWSEGRAIVATGSPFAPVQHKERRYRIGQCNNAFIFPGVGLGVCVAHARHVSDGMFLDAAKTLADRVTAEDLAQSAVYPQLSRIRECSHAVACAVIKRAVAEGHADAEVLANLEETVRRAMWFPEYLPVRHEP
- a CDS encoding aldo/keto reductase, giving the protein MPCLRCGGIRQERLVQVRRPIALGLYGVGFALAWLWGGALLHDLLEGGQRSLLPVWHAIVPAVVLIAATVALFARFRQRVCVTCEDAAPAWLLRPLTADRSVDALSSLTRRKVLRVLGGIGTGVAATAGGVAVAVGRNRGWLPVARDFFMTKVENIAPQARPEWGAARIRSYRRLGRTNAMVSDISLGSGRINDAQVARYAIERGITYFDTAPDYSDNLSERVLGEAIKGHRDQIFLATKFCVRDGHLPNDTPVAQIIEAVEGSLKRLQTDHVDLIHVHSCDRVERLLAPNIHEAFDRLKEQGKVRFLGVSTHTPNLEEVANAAIDSGRFDVMMLAYHFGMWPSFGAILDKAKAHDVGIVAMKTLKGAKHTNLADFRAEADSYAQAAFRWVLSNPAVACLVISIYEQRQVDEYVFASGAAVRPTDVALLRRYDDLVTGDYCQPHCGVCLDSCAYDLPINDVLRYRMYFKDYHWESEGQRLYAKLERNASACLDCAAPCANTCPIGVPIREKMLDAHRWFKV